In the Ursus arctos isolate Adak ecotype North America unplaced genomic scaffold, UrsArc2.0 scaffold_5, whole genome shotgun sequence genome, one interval contains:
- the MCIDAS gene encoding multicilin: MQSCGGAAAGRRAFDSICPNRMLELRGRPFVKPGKLERKFAPPPKFFPGCSGSSPVSVYEDPRDAEPAALPALTTIDLQDLADCSSLLGSDAPPSGDLTASQNHSLQTAADLGLQDFRDTVDDLIADSSSLMSPPLASGDFPFSPCDVLPFGPSLSPPLDPRALQSPPLRPPDVPPPEQYWKEVADQNQRALGDALVENNQLHVTLTQKQEEIASLKERNVQLKELASRTRHLASVLDKLMITQSRDCGRTAEPLLLKATAKRSLEELFSATGQDCAEVDAILREISERCDEALQSRDPKRLRLHSEPASREVMPGNLHGTFRGLRTDCSRSALNLSHSELEEGGSFRTPIRSHSTIRTLAFPQGNAFTIRTANGGYKFRWVPS; this comes from the exons ATGCAGTCCTGCGGAGGCGCCGCGGCGGGACGCCGAGCCTTCGACAGCATCTGCCCCAACAGGATGCTGGAGCTGCGGGGCCGGCCTTTCGTCAAGCCCGGGAAGCTGGAGAGGAAG TTCGCCCCTCCGCCGAAGTTCTTTCCTGGTTGCAGCGGCAGCAGCCCAGTGTCGGTATACGAAGATCCCCGAGACGCGGAGCCCGCTGCGCTGCCAG CCCTCACCACCATAGACCTGCAGGACCTCGCGGATTGCTCCTCGCTACTCGGGTCCGACGCGCCGCCTAGTGGTGACTTGACCGCCTCGCAG AACCATTCTCTGCAAACTGCAGCGGACTTGGGTCTGCAGGATTTCAGAGACACAGTGGATGATCTCATTGCAG ATTCATCCTCTTTGATGTCGCCTCCTCTGGCCAGCGGAgacttccccttctctccttgcGACGTATTGCCATTTGGGCCCAGTCTCTCTCCGCCGCTGGACCCAAGGGCCCTGCAGTCACCGCCGCTGCGCCCTCCTGACGTGCCCCCGCCGGAGCAGTACTGGAAGGAGGTGGCCGACCAGAACCAGAGGGCACTGGGGGACGCGCTCGTTGAGAATAACCAA CTGCACGTGACGCTCAcccagaaacaggaagagatCGCCTCGCTCAAGGAGCGGAACGTGCAACTGAAGGAACTTGCCAGTCGGACCCGGCACCTGGCCTCGGTGCTGGAT AAGCTGATGATCACGCAGTCCCGGGATTGCGGAAGGACAGCCGAGCCGCTCTTGCTCAAGGCGACAGCCAAAAGGAGCCTGGAGGAGTTGTTCAGTGCTACCGGGCAGGACTGCGCGGAAGTGGACGCCATCCTGAGGGAGATTTCCGAGCGCTGTGACGAAGCGCTGCAGAGCCGCGACCCCAAGCGGCTCCGGCTCCACTCGGAGCCGGCGAGCAGGGAAGTCATGCCGGGGAACCTGCACGGCACCTTCCGGGGGCTGCGCACAGACTGCAGCCGGAGCGCGCTAAACTTGAGCCACAGTGAGCTGGAAGAGGGCGGCTCCTTCAGGACCCCCATCCGCAGCCATAGCACCATCCGCACCCTCGCTTTCCCCCAGGGCAATGCCTTCACCATTCGGACAGCCAACGGGGGTTACAAATTCCGCTGGGTCCCCAGTTGA
- the CCNO gene encoding cyclin-O, with translation MVTPCPTSLVSPAARAGKRDNDQNLRAPVKKSRRPRLRRKQPLQPLNQCPILGDSGVCDLFESPSSGSDGADSPAASAALRRSPLPAPAQQLVQLDLQTFRDYGQSCYVFRKARESHFHPRESLARQPQVTAESRCKLLSWLIPVHRQFDLSFESLCLTVNTLDRFLTTTPVAADCFQLLGVTSLLIACKQVEVHPPRVKQLLALCCGAFSRQQLCNLECIVLHKLHFSLGAPTISFFLEHFTHARVEAGQAQVSEALEAQALARGVAELSLADYAFTSYTPSLLAICCLALADRMLQLPRPVDLRLGGHPEAALQDCLGKLRLLVAINETSLTHMLPFQIREKCSLSPKLK, from the exons ATGgtgaccccctgccccaccaGTCTCGTGAGTCCCGCCGCCCGGGCTGGGAAGCGGGACAACGACCAGAACCTCCGCGCCCCGGTGAAGAAGAGCAGGCGCCCACGCCTTCGGAGAAAGCAGCCACTGCAGCCACTGAACCAGTGCCCGATCCTTGGAGACTCCGGTGTTTGCGACCTGTTCGAGTCCCCCAGCTCCGGGTCTGATGGTGCAGACAGTCCCGCAGCGTCCGCGGCGTTACGCCGCAGCCCCCTACCCGCTCCTGCCCAGCAGTTGGTGCAGCTGGATCTACAGACCTTCCGAGACTACGGTCAGAGCTGCTATGTCTTCCGCAAGGCGCGGGAGAGCCACTTTCACCCGCGGGAGTCGCTGGCGCGGCAGCCACAA GTAACGGCGGAATCCCGCTGTAAGCTGCTTAGCTGGCTGATCCCGGTGCACCGCCAGTTCGACCTCTCCTTCGAATCGCTCTGCCTGACGGTGAACACCCTGGACCGCTTTCTTACCACCACGCCTGTGGCTGCAGACTGCTTCCAGCTGCTTGGCGTCACGTCCCTCCTCATAGCTTGCAAACAG GTGGAGGTACACCCGCCGCGCGTGAAGCAACTCCTGGCCCTGTGCTGCGGTGCCTTCTCTCGGCAACAGCTCTGCAACCTCGAGTGCATCGTGCTGCACAAACTGCACTTCAGCCTGGGCGCGCCCACCATCAGCTTCTTCCTGGAGCATTTCACGCACGCGCGCGTGGAAGCCGGGCAGGCTCAAGTCTCAGAAGCCCTGGAGGCGCAAGCCCTGGCGCGCGGGGTGGCGGAGCTGAGCCTGGCCGACTATGCTTTCACCAGTTATACTCCCTCCCTGCTGGCCATCTGTTGCCTGGCGCTGGCTGACCGAATGCTACAGCTCCCGCGCCCGGTGGACTTGAGGCTAGGCGGGCACCCCGAGGCGGCACTGCAGGACTGCCTGGGCAAGCTGCGGCTACTGGTGGCCATAAACGAGACCTCCCTGACTCACATGCTGCCCTTCCAGATACGCGAGAAGTGCAGCCTCTCTCCGAAATTGAAGTGA